In one Acanthochromis polyacanthus isolate Apoly-LR-REF ecotype Palm Island chromosome 20, KAUST_Apoly_ChrSc, whole genome shotgun sequence genomic region, the following are encoded:
- the LOC110963854 gene encoding serine/threonine-protein kinase H1-like, translating to MGCGNGKVLPEASKKGYASVVQSLVVFSKKQEDDEPKKHKEKRRGPWFSSTVNCPQLTSNTQQQSRRGRDKAASYKDKFEPRVTARYDIKALIGRGSFSRVVRVEHRATRQPFAIKMMEVEAPQGREVCASELAVLRRVKHANVIQMIEVFQFPQRVYVVLELATGGELLDRVVSRGHFTERDATQALQMVLAGVGYLHSLGITHRDLKPENLLYYHPGASSRLLVTDFGLATFGGTIAESEISPTGEGRSWSLRTTCGTPEYMAPEVLLRKPYTCAVDMWALGVIAYIVLSGCMPFEDDSRTRLYRSIVRGKYSFHGNPWPSVSALAKDFIARLLLSDPATRLTADQAVRHPWVVTMAAGSSMTNLHRSISQNLLQRASRSSSRCLSGAASSKRSQHQQLE from the exons ATGGGCTGTGGGAACGGTAAGGTGCTGCCCGAGGCGTCCAAGAAGGGCTATGCAAGCGTGGTGCAATCGCTTGTGGTTTTTAGTAAAAAACAAGAAGACGATGAGCCAAAGAAGCACAAAGAGAAGCGAAGAGGTCCGTGGTTTTCTTCCACCGTCAACTGTCCTCAGCTAACATCAAACACCCAACAGCAATCCAGACGAGGACGGGACAAAGCCGCCAGCTATAAGGACAAGTTTGAGCCACGTGTCACTGCAAG ATATGACATCAAGGCGCTGATTGGTCGGGGAAGCTTCAGCCGTGTCGTGCGCGTGGAGCACAGAGCGACTCGGCAGCCCTTTGCCATAAAAATGATGGAGGTGGAGGCCCCGCAGGGACGTGAGGTGTGTGCGTCCGAGCTGGCCGTGCTGCGGCGGGTGAAGCACGCTAATGTGATTCAGATGATCGAGGTGTTCCAGTTTCCTCAGAGGGTCTACGTGGTGCTGGAGCTGGCGACCGGTGGGGAGCTGTTGGACCGGGTCGTCAGCAGGGGTCACTTCACGGAGCGAGACGCCACCCAGGCTCTACAGATGGTTCTGGCCGGGGTTGGATACCTGCACAGCCTCGGTATCACCCACAGAGACTTGAAACCCGAGAATCTTCTGTACTACCACCCTGGAGCCAGCTCCAGGCTCTTGGTGACTGACTTTGGATTGGCCACTTTTGGAGGCACAATCGCAGAGTCTGAGATTTCTCCAACTGGAGAAGGCCGGTCCTGGTCTTTGAGGACCACCTGTGGAACCCCTGAGTACATGGCCCCTGAGGTGTTGCTGAGGAAACCCTATACGTGTGCGGTGGACATGTGGGCTCTGGGGGTGATCGCCTACATCGTGCTGAGCGGATGCATGCCGTTTGAAGACGACAGCCGTACACGACTCTACAGGTCCATTGTGAGAGGAAAATACAGCTTCCATGGAAAT CCTTGGCCCTCGGTGTCCGCCTTGGCGAAGGACTTCATTGCGCGCCTGCTGCTGTCGGACCCGGCCACCCGCCTCACCGCCGACCAGGCCGTCCGACACCCCTGGGTGGTCACCATGGCGGCCGGCTCCTCCATGACGAACCTCCATCGATCTATTTCCCAGAACCTCCTTCAGCGGGCGTCACGCAGCTCCTCCCGGTGCCTGAGTGGCGCCGCGAGCTCCAAGAGAAGCCAGCATCAGCAGCTGGAATGA